A window of the Lactuca sativa cultivar Salinas chromosome 7, Lsat_Salinas_v11, whole genome shotgun sequence genome harbors these coding sequences:
- the LOC111877265 gene encoding 2S seed storage protein, whose amino-acid sequence MQRQQGQQGGSYGTKQIGQMMQKAQNLPNQCKLQTRQCQLGKISITTITTVSDDTSYKQQCEHIRGRQFNQCQSFIQRQMGSYGTLLMSVSKQGQQAQGLELCCNELQNVEEECQCVAMQEVYRQLQKQQQQGSQQRGRRGGQPQTQDLQQIVQNLPNQCKLEVHQCRIPSAMF is encoded by the coding sequence ATGCAACGACAACAGGGACAACAAGGTGGAAGCTATGGTACCAAGCAGATTGGACAGATGATGCAGAAGGCTCAGAACCTTCCTAACCAATGCAAACTCCAAACAAGACAATGCCAACTCGGAAAAAtctccatcaccaccatcaccactgtCAGCGACGACACCAGCTACAAGCAGCAGTGCGAGCACATCCGAGGCCGACAATTCAACCAGTGTCAAAGTTTCATTCAACGACAAATGGGCTCTTATGGAACCCTTCTGATGAGCGTCAGTAAGCAAGGTCAACAGGCACAAGGTCTGGAACTCTGCTGCAATGAGCTTCAGAATGTGGAGGAAGAGTGCCAGTGCGTGGCAATGCAGGAGGTGTACAGGCAACTCCAGAAGCAGCAGCAACAAGGGAGCCAACAACGTGGGCGACGTGGTGGACAGCCCCAGACCCAAGATTTACAGCAGATTGTTCAAAATCTGCCCAACCAATGTAAACTAGAAGTGCACCAATGCCGAATCCCATCTGCCATGTTCTAA